In Rhodococcus pseudokoreensis, the DNA window AGAACCTCAACGCCCCCAAGACCGTTTTCGTCGAGGTGGATGAGGACACCAGCGCATACGACGGCGGCCACATCGAAGGCGCCATCCGCCTCGACTGGCGGAAGGACCTGCAGGACGGGGTCCGTCGTGACTTCCTGAATCAGCAGCAGTTCTCCGACCTCCTGTCGGCCAAGGGTGTCGCCAACGACGACACCATCGTTCTCTACGGTGGCAACAACAACTGGTTCGCGGCGTACGCGTACTGGTACTTCAAGCTGTACGGCCACCAGGACGTCAAGCTGATCGACGGCGGCCGCAAGAAGTGGGAGCTCGACGGACGCCCCCTCGACAAGGAGACCGTGTCCCGCCCGGCCACCCAGTACAAGGCCGACGCACCCGACCTGACGATCCGCGCGTTCCGCGACGAGGTCATCGACGCCATCGGCAACAAGAACCTCGTCGACGTGCGTTCGCCCGACGAGTTCTCCGGCAAGATCCTCGCCCCCGCGCACCTGCCGCAGGAGCAGGCGCAGCAGCGTGGACACGTCCCCACGGCCATCAACATCCCGTGGAGCACCACCGCAAACGAGGACGGCACCTTCAAGTCGGACGACGACCTGGAGAAGCTGTACTCGGAGAAGGGCTACGACGAGTCGAAGCCCACCATCGCGTACTGCCGCATCGGCGAGCGCTCCAGCCACACCTGGTTCGTGCTCAAGGAGATCCTCGGCAAGTCCGATGTCAAGAACTACGACGGCAGCTGGGTCGAATACGGCTCACTCGTCGGCGCACCCATCGAGTTGGAGGTTCACTGAGCCATGTGTGGAGCACCTGTACAGACCCAGACCCTGCCCGCGGGCGTCGACGTCGAGAAGGAAACGGTCATCACCGGCCGCGTTCTCGCGGCTGACGGCCAGCCGATCGGTGGAGCGTTCGTGCGCCTCCTCGACGGCGGCGGAGAGTTCACCGCCGAGGTCGTCGCCTCGGGCACCGGAGACTTCCGCTTCTTCGCCGCTCCCGGCGACTGGACCGTGCGTGCACTGTCCAGCTCCGGCAACGGCACCGCCACGGTGAGCCCGACCAGCGCAGGCGTGCACAACGTCGACGTCACGGTCGGCGAGTAAGACTCAGCACTGTCAGGAAGGCCCCGCTCCGGTATCCGGAGCGGGGCCTTCTTCGTGCGTCTCCGCCGCCCGTGCGCCTTTCTGGTTGCTCCAGCTACCAGAAAGGCGCACGAGCGCGGAGCGCCTACTGCTGGTGCGCGAGCGCGGTGATCCAGTCGACGATCTTCTCGCTCTCCCAGTACCAGGGGTCGTTCGGATTGTTGTTCCAGTAGAAGAGGTGCTGGATGAAGCCCAGGAAGATGTACGGCTTGATCACGAGTTCGAAGATGTCCCGGTTGTCCTCGACGAACCCGGGGCCCTCTGCCGCGAGCTTCGCCTTCACGACGTCGGAACCGGGGCCCATCGCCCAGTTCAGCGCCTCGACCATCTGCTCCTGGGACACCTGCATGTTCCGGTCCGGTCCGTCCGGGTCGTAGGTCCGGTCGGCCACCTTGCGCAGGACGTCGAGGAAGGACTCGTCGGAGGCGAACCAGTCGTCGTGGGTGACGATGTGCACGATCGCCCGCGCCGCCATGTTCGTCACCGCGTTCGCGAAGTCGGAGACGGTCTGGCCGGGGTTCAGCAGGGTGAAGTGCAACTGTCCCAGCACCCCGAGCGCCAGCTCGAGGACGGCGATCTCCTGCGGCGCGTCGCACGCGATGTCGTAGGGGCGGCACGCGTAGGTGATCTTGCCTTCGAGGGCGCCGTAGTCGGCCGGCTCGGAAGACATGAATCCGCCTCCGGGAGGGCCCGGTTCGCCCAGTGACGGGGTGCCCGCCGGACGGTACGGGTCACCGATCAACGCGACACCGGCGATGTCGTCGGCGGTAACCAAAGCGTTGCTGTCCCGGTGTCCGAGTTCGCGCGCCACCCGTTCGGTCACCTCCGCGCCGACGCTGTATCCGAGCAGCACGTACTTGGTGTCGTCGCCGCACTTCGCCTTGTTCTCGTCGAGGATCCTGTTCATCGACGCCACCCCGGCAGCCATCGAATCCTGGTATGTCGGAACAGGTTGCAGCAGACCGAGACCGTACGTGGACGGGTAGGGAACGTACATCCACCCCACCGTCCCGGGCTCGTCCTTGTTCGCCTCGCCGGTCGGCACCGTCACGTTGCCCACCCAATTCGACCACAGTTGGCGGTTCTCGTCTGCCAGCGGGTTGCGGTCGGCCGTGGAGTCGGTGGCGCCGGACACCGCGACGATCATCACGTCGGGGCAGTCGGCGGCGTAGTTGTTCGGATCGACGCGGTCGGTGTCGCCGTTCCCCGAGCCGGCGCTTCCCGACCCTGCGCTGCCGGAGTCCGGGGCCGCGGCGGCCAGACCGGGAGCGCCGAACGCGGACACGGTGAGCAGCAGCACCGTCGCCGTGATCGCGGCTCGCGCCAGGCCGGGGAGGGCAGGACTGGATCGAAGCATGGGACCTCCGGGAGGAGCGGGAGACGAGACGACGGCATGAGGATATCCGGAACCGACCGGGTGGTCGCCTTCAGAAAACCGTAGCCGCAGAGACGGTAAGCCGCCTCCCGTTTCGACCGTTCGACGGGTTCGGTTTAGGATGTCACCGTGGTTATCTTCTTCGAGGTACTTCTTGTCCTTGCCGCCGTGTTGATCACGTGGTTCTCCCTCTACACGATCTACCGCCTGGTCACCGACGAGTCGTGAGTCAAACCCCGGACGCAGGCGCAGATCCGCCTTCCGAGCACCCGACTACGAGCGCACCCACTGGGGACTCCCCCACCGTGCGCCGTGGTAGCGGTGACGCAGCCGTCGCGGACGCCATCGAGCGTTCCAAGACGACGGCGTCGCGGAACATCCCGCAGCTTCCGGACCTTCCGCTGCCCGAGGACACCGCGAATCTGCGCCTCGGCCCGGATCTGAACAACGAACTCCTCGCGGTACTGCCGCTCGTGGGTGTCTGGCGCGGTGAAGGGGAAGGCCACGACCCCGACACCGGCGACTACCACTTCGGGCAGCAGATCATCGTCTCCCACAACGGTGGCAACTACCTCGAGTGGAAATCCCAGACCTGGGTTCTGGGCACCGACGGCGAGTACGTGCGCCCCGACCTCCACGAGACCGGTTTCTGGCGGATCAGCGGAGACGGCATTCCCGGCAGCACCAACGAGGAAGTCGTCGAACTCCTCCTCGCCCACAGCTCCGGCATCGTCGAACTGTTCTACGGCCGCGCCCTCACCCAGTCGTCGTGGGAACTCGCGACCGACGTCGTGATCCGCAGCACCTCCGGTGTTCTCGTCGGCGGCGCCAAGCGTCTCTACGGCATCGTCGAGGGCGGCGACCTCGCGTACGTCGAGGAACGCATCATCGCGGACGGGGAACTGCGACCCCACCTCTCCGCGCGGCTGTCCCGCTACGTTGGCTAGCGCCCCGTGAGTACTTATTAACCGCGGGCGGTTAATAAGTACTCACGGGGCGGGTTATCCACAACCTTCCGTTCATCCACAGGCCGGTTGAAATCGGCCCTTTCCGGGCGTTTCCTGTCGGCCTCGGTGCGCACCGTCGCGTCCATGACACCTGCGACGATCGACTTCAAGCCCGAGTTCCAGACAGTCCTCGACCACCAGCACGGCCTCGTCACGGCCCGCCAACTGCGCCGGCTGGGCATCTCGACCCGGCAAATTCAGCACATGGTGGAGTCCGGCCAGTGGTCGGCGGTGTTGCACGGTGTCTACGCCGTCACCAACGGACCCCTCGACCGGCCGATGATGCTGTGGGCAGCGCTGCTGTTCGGTGGTCCGCGCGCGATTCTCAGCCACCGGACGGCGGCCGAGGAGTGGGCGCTGGTGCCCGTCGACCCCGAGGGTCCGATCCACGTCACCGTGCCCTACGGATTGTCCGCCGAGCCCCAGGGACCGACGTATCGCAAGGTCGGACGGCGATCCGACCGTCTGGTTCCGCGCGAGGGCGATCTTCTCCACCCGGGGGTCGTGGTGCACCGGTCCCGGGCGCACGCCCACATCCTCGTCCCGACACTCCTGCCGCGAACGTCCCTGGCGGACACCGTCGTCGATCTGGCTGTCGAGGAGCCGTCGGCCCGGGGAGCGGCGCGGGTCCTCGTCGCGGCGGTCACCGGCAGCAGTGCGTCGGTCCACACTCTCCTTCGGCGGATCGAGCAGCGTCCGCCACGCAGATACCGCAGGGCACTGACCGACGCGCTGACGTTCGTCTCCAGCGGAGTCCAGTCGATCCTGGAGCACCGGTACGCCCTCGACGTCGAACTCGCCCACGGACTGCCGGCCGCCCGGCGACAGTCGCCTGTGCTCGTCGACGGGAAGACCCTGTACGAGGACGTGGACTACTCGGACAGCGGGGTTCCGCTCCTCGTGCGGCTGGACGGGCTGCGGTACCACTCGTCGCGGTCGGTGGCGCTGCGCGACCGGCGTCGCGGCAACGCGGCGGAACTCGCGGGGAAGGCGACGCTGGTGTACGGCTGGGAGGAGGTGACGCAACGCTCGTGTGAGGTCGCCGCCGAGGTGCGCACGGTGCTCGAGCGGGGCGGCTGGAGTGGGTCGAACCCGTGCCCGCGATGCCGT includes these proteins:
- a CDS encoding DUF1416 domain-containing protein yields the protein MCGAPVQTQTLPAGVDVEKETVITGRVLAADGQPIGGAFVRLLDGGGEFTAEVVASGTGDFRFFAAPGDWTVRALSSSGNGTATVSPTSAGVHNVDVTVGE
- a CDS encoding cutinase family protein; this encodes MLRSSPALPGLARAAITATVLLLTVSAFGAPGLAAAAPDSGSAGSGSAGSGNGDTDRVDPNNYAADCPDVMIVAVSGATDSTADRNPLADENRQLWSNWVGNVTVPTGEANKDEPGTVGWMYVPYPSTYGLGLLQPVPTYQDSMAAGVASMNRILDENKAKCGDDTKYVLLGYSVGAEVTERVARELGHRDSNALVTADDIAGVALIGDPYRPAGTPSLGEPGPPGGGFMSSEPADYGALEGKITYACRPYDIACDAPQEIAVLELALGVLGQLHFTLLNPGQTVSDFANAVTNMAARAIVHIVTHDDWFASDESFLDVLRKVADRTYDPDGPDRNMQVSQEQMVEALNWAMGPGSDVVKAKLAAEGPGFVEDNRDIFELVIKPYIFLGFIQHLFYWNNNPNDPWYWESEKIVDWITALAHQQ
- a CDS encoding type IV toxin-antitoxin system AbiEi family antitoxin domain-containing protein produces the protein MKSALSGRFLSASVRTVASMTPATIDFKPEFQTVLDHQHGLVTARQLRRLGISTRQIQHMVESGQWSAVLHGVYAVTNGPLDRPMMLWAALLFGGPRAILSHRTAAEEWALVPVDPEGPIHVTVPYGLSAEPQGPTYRKVGRRSDRLVPREGDLLHPGVVVHRSRAHAHILVPTLLPRTSLADTVVDLAVEEPSARGAARVLVAAVTGSSASVHTLLRRIEQRPPRRYRRALTDALTFVSSGVQSILEHRYALDVELAHGLPAARRQSPVLVDGKTLYEDVDYSDSGVPLLVRLDGLRYHSSRSVALRDRRRGNAAELAGKATLVYGWEEVTQRSCEVAAEVRTVLERGGWSGSNPCPRCREYLLTAGG
- a CDS encoding sulfurtransferase, with the protein product MARSDVLVSADWAEQNLNAPKTVFVEVDEDTSAYDGGHIEGAIRLDWRKDLQDGVRRDFLNQQQFSDLLSAKGVANDDTIVLYGGNNNWFAAYAYWYFKLYGHQDVKLIDGGRKKWELDGRPLDKETVSRPATQYKADAPDLTIRAFRDEVIDAIGNKNLVDVRSPDEFSGKILAPAHLPQEQAQQRGHVPTAINIPWSTTANEDGTFKSDDDLEKLYSEKGYDESKPTIAYCRIGERSSHTWFVLKEILGKSDVKNYDGSWVEYGSLVGAPIELEVH
- a CDS encoding FABP family protein produces the protein MSQTPDAGADPPSEHPTTSAPTGDSPTVRRGSGDAAVADAIERSKTTASRNIPQLPDLPLPEDTANLRLGPDLNNELLAVLPLVGVWRGEGEGHDPDTGDYHFGQQIIVSHNGGNYLEWKSQTWVLGTDGEYVRPDLHETGFWRISGDGIPGSTNEEVVELLLAHSSGIVELFYGRALTQSSWELATDVVIRSTSGVLVGGAKRLYGIVEGGDLAYVEERIIADGELRPHLSARLSRYVG